A window of the Pseudomonas furukawaii genome harbors these coding sequences:
- a CDS encoding AAA family ATPase, translating into MKIKFVEISNFRRLKSTHLDFDKETTIFVGANNSGKTSAMVALRYFLVSPNRLALRDITIANWPKIDAIGDAWENGAAGEVNHQ; encoded by the coding sequence ATGAAGATCAAGTTCGTCGAAATATCGAATTTTCGCAGACTGAAGTCGACGCACCTCGACTTCGACAAGGAAACAACAATATTCGTTGGCGCGAACAACAGCGGTAAGACATCCGCGATGGTTGCTCTTCGATATTTCCTTGTTTCTCCCAACCGACTAGCCCTGCGCGACATTACGATCGCCAATTGGCCGAAGATCGACGCGATTGGAGATGCCTGGGAAAACGGCGCAGCTGGAGAGGTCAATCATCAATGA
- a CDS encoding helicase-related protein produces MSLDLDTVPETAVQGDLLEAAASPLTISLTDFVSEFGDELLDSLNRANPPVYTGQARVHRQLILAALKRKLFPAQADVVHAVTELLVDRGERAAIVNGEMGCGKTTVGIATAAVLNAEGYRRTLVLSPPHLVYKWRREIQETVAGTKVWVLNGPDTLVKLLKLREQLGVPAQGQEFFVLGRVRMRMGFHWKPVFVRRRTRHGDVAACPDCGHIITDLDGEPINPVELEAEESRRKCSHCRAPLWSLIRPRGLSASDQSSTVLKALKRIPTIGEVTAQKLMQKFGDAFLASMLGDNIHEFINLMDGNGELVFSDRQAHRMERAMANMEFGFGEGGYQPSEFIKRQLPQGTFDLLIADEAHEYKNGGSAQGQAMGVLAAKARKTLLLTGTLMGGYGDDLFHLLFRALPGRMLEDGYRPAKSGSMTSAAMAFMRDHGVLKDIYSESIGTAHKTAKGTKVSVRTVKAPGFGPKGVLRCVLPFTVFLKLKDIGGNVLPPYDEEFREVAMDTAQAAAYRDLAGRLTAELRQALAKRDTTLLGVVLNVLLAWPDTCFRSETVVHPRTRNTLAFVPAQFNELEVMPKERELIEICKQEKAEGRKTLVYSVYTGTRDTTSRLKVLLEQEGFKVAVLRASVDASRREDWIAEQLDRGIDVLITNPELVKTGLDLLEFPTIVFMQSGYNVYSLQQAARRSWRIGQKQPVRVIYLGYANSSQMTCLGLMARKIMVSQSTSGDVPESGLDVLNQDGDSVEVALARQLVR; encoded by the coding sequence ATGTCCCTCGATCTCGACACTGTTCCCGAAACCGCTGTGCAGGGCGACCTGCTCGAAGCGGCCGCTTCACCCCTCACCATCAGCCTGACCGACTTCGTGTCGGAGTTCGGCGACGAGCTGCTCGACTCGCTCAACCGCGCCAATCCGCCGGTCTACACCGGCCAGGCGCGGGTGCATCGGCAACTCATCCTCGCAGCCCTCAAGCGCAAGCTGTTCCCGGCGCAAGCCGATGTCGTCCATGCCGTCACCGAGCTGCTGGTCGACCGCGGCGAACGCGCCGCGATCGTCAATGGCGAGATGGGCTGCGGCAAGACGACCGTTGGCATCGCCACGGCCGCTGTGCTCAACGCCGAAGGCTACCGCCGCACCCTGGTGCTCTCGCCACCCCACCTGGTCTACAAGTGGCGGCGCGAGATCCAGGAGACGGTGGCCGGCACCAAGGTCTGGGTACTCAATGGCCCGGACACCCTGGTCAAGCTGCTGAAGCTGCGCGAGCAGTTGGGCGTACCGGCGCAAGGCCAGGAGTTCTTCGTCCTGGGCCGTGTGCGGATGCGCATGGGCTTCCACTGGAAGCCGGTGTTCGTGCGACGCCGTACCCGTCACGGTGACGTGGCGGCGTGCCCGGATTGCGGCCACATCATCACCGACCTCGACGGCGAGCCGATCAACCCGGTCGAGCTGGAAGCCGAGGAGTCCCGCCGCAAGTGCAGCCACTGCCGTGCACCGCTGTGGTCGTTGATCCGTCCCAGAGGCCTGTCCGCCAGCGACCAGTCCTCGACCGTGCTCAAGGCACTGAAGCGCATTCCGACCATCGGGGAAGTCACCGCGCAGAAGCTGATGCAGAAGTTCGGTGACGCCTTCCTCGCGTCGATGCTCGGGGACAACATCCACGAGTTCATCAACCTGATGGATGGCAACGGCGAGCTGGTCTTCTCGGACCGGCAAGCCCACCGCATGGAACGTGCGATGGCCAACATGGAGTTCGGCTTCGGCGAGGGCGGCTACCAGCCGTCCGAGTTCATCAAGAGGCAGCTTCCCCAGGGTACGTTCGACCTGCTCATCGCCGACGAGGCGCACGAGTACAAGAACGGCGGCTCCGCACAGGGCCAGGCCATGGGGGTTTTAGCGGCCAAGGCGCGCAAAACGCTGCTGCTCACCGGCACGCTGATGGGCGGCTACGGCGACGACCTGTTCCACCTGCTGTTCCGCGCCCTGCCAGGGCGGATGCTCGAAGACGGCTACCGGCCGGCGAAGAGCGGCAGCATGACCTCGGCCGCGATGGCGTTCATGCGCGATCACGGCGTGCTCAAGGACATCTATTCGGAGAGCATCGGCACGGCGCACAAGACGGCCAAGGGCACCAAGGTATCGGTGCGCACGGTCAAGGCGCCGGGCTTCGGTCCCAAGGGCGTGCTGCGTTGCGTCCTGCCCTTCACCGTCTTCCTCAAGTTGAAGGACATCGGCGGCAACGTGCTGCCGCCCTACGACGAGGAGTTCCGCGAAGTCGCGATGGACACGGCGCAGGCCGCGGCCTATCGCGATCTGGCGGGTCGGCTGACCGCAGAGCTGAGGCAAGCCCTGGCGAAGCGGGACACGACGCTGCTCGGTGTGGTGCTCAACGTGCTGCTGGCCTGGCCGGACACCTGCTTCCGGTCGGAAACCGTGGTGCATCCACGCACGCGCAACACCCTGGCCTTCGTCCCGGCTCAGTTCAACGAGCTGGAGGTGATGCCCAAGGAGCGCGAGCTGATCGAGATCTGCAAGCAGGAGAAAGCGGAAGGTCGCAAGACCCTGGTCTATTCGGTCTACACCGGCACGCGCGACACCACGTCGCGCCTGAAGGTGCTGCTGGAGCAGGAAGGCTTCAAGGTGGCGGTGCTGCGCGCGAGCGTGGATGCCTCCCGCCGCGAGGACTGGATCGCCGAGCAGCTCGACCGTGGTATCGACGTGCTCATCACCAACCCGGAGCTGGTGAAAACCGGCCTGGACCTGTTGGAGTTCCCGACCATCGTGTTCATGCAGTCGGGCTACAACGTGTATTCGCTGCAGCAGGCCGCACGCCGTTCATGGCGCATCGGCCAGAAGCAGCCGGTGCGTGTGATCTACCTCGGCTACGCCAACTCCTCGCAGATGACCTGCCTGGGGTTGATGGCCAGGAAGATCATGGTGTCGCAATCCACCTCGGGCGACGTGCCCGAATCCGGACTGGATGTCCTGAACCAGGATGGCGACTCGGTGGAGGTGGCGCTGGCGCGGCAGCTGGTGCGCTGA